The following coding sequences lie in one Kitasatospora azatica KCTC 9699 genomic window:
- a CDS encoding type VII secretion system-associated protein, translated as MSAQPEQQPQAQQQAPQQEPPQPEQRPEPPLTEEMRAAARSRPNSWLYATDPAFGPDEQVPPFGIIGGWQVDEHGVIAGFWHNPQYRPSPQSLGLPAPHSPAEAALQRAATGYGDSEQLLAELAQAPLLLLARPEDDSLYVENGVVDACTSAELVPPTWPGWRQVTGRQLAAALPTGGVRLNPGSSVCVTIPLADVAEVAP; from the coding sequence ATGAGCGCGCAGCCCGAGCAGCAGCCGCAGGCCCAGCAGCAGGCCCCGCAGCAGGAGCCGCCGCAGCCGGAGCAGCGGCCCGAGCCGCCGCTCACCGAGGAGATGCGCGCCGCGGCCAGGAGCCGCCCCAACAGCTGGCTGTACGCGACCGATCCGGCGTTCGGGCCGGACGAGCAGGTGCCGCCGTTCGGGATCATCGGCGGCTGGCAGGTGGACGAGCACGGGGTCATCGCCGGGTTCTGGCACAACCCGCAGTACCGGCCCTCCCCCCAGTCGCTCGGCCTGCCCGCGCCGCACAGTCCGGCGGAGGCCGCGCTGCAACGGGCGGCCACCGGCTACGGCGACTCGGAGCAGCTGCTCGCCGAGCTGGCGCAGGCCCCGCTGCTGCTGCTCGCCCGGCCCGAGGACGACAGTCTCTACGTCGAGAACGGCGTGGTCGACGCCTGCACCTCCGCCGAGCTGGTCCCCCCGACCTGGCCCGGCTGGCGCCAGGTGACGGGCCGTCAGCTGGCGGCGGCGCTGCCGACGGGCGGTGTCCGGCTCAACCCGGGCAGCAGCGTCTGCGTCACCATTCCGCTGGCGGACGTTGCCGAGGTCGCGCCGTGA
- a CDS encoding DUF3048 domain-containing protein, producing the protein MNTCSPAGAPAARYAGLRTHVKIGLPLAAAGAGIGLVAVQGCGHSAPKPPAQSAPPPAPTQPAPSTTPPTTPPASPPPAQVPNPLDNTGMAGNTLAVKIDNVGAHTQAIHQGLAQADIVYWIQVEGGLSRFLAVYDANHLPAMIGPVRSARQTDIPLLQQYGHLDLAYSGAISGLLPLLAQADLQNVTPFTDPGAFTHRAMDPTFVDPHQILAKFPSVPARSPGFVFGAAPGGGSPLGSMTWHLPAASIGVHFNGSSYDVAVDGHPAWSGTATVVVQHVSIVPGLFTDHNAGHPDNEVFTQTTGSGPAEVLRDGSVWSTHWNRPDPAAGTSFTLPDGSAMTFATGPVLLVLVP; encoded by the coding sequence GTGAACACCTGCAGCCCGGCCGGCGCACCGGCAGCCCGGTACGCGGGCCTGCGCACCCACGTGAAGATCGGACTGCCGCTCGCGGCGGCCGGAGCCGGAATCGGGCTCGTCGCCGTCCAGGGATGCGGTCACTCCGCACCCAAGCCACCCGCGCAGTCGGCGCCACCACCGGCCCCGACCCAGCCCGCGCCATCAACCACGCCACCGACCACGCCGCCGGCCTCACCACCGCCCGCGCAGGTCCCCAACCCGCTCGACAACACCGGCATGGCGGGCAACACCCTCGCCGTGAAGATCGACAACGTCGGCGCGCACACCCAGGCGATCCACCAGGGACTCGCGCAGGCCGACATCGTGTACTGGATCCAGGTCGAGGGCGGCCTGTCCCGCTTCCTTGCCGTCTACGACGCCAACCACCTGCCCGCCATGATCGGCCCCGTGCGCTCCGCCCGGCAGACCGACATCCCGCTCCTCCAGCAGTACGGGCACCTCGACCTCGCCTACAGCGGAGCCATCAGCGGTCTCCTCCCGCTCCTCGCCCAGGCCGACCTGCAGAACGTCACCCCGTTCACCGACCCCGGCGCCTTCACCCACCGCGCCATGGACCCCACCTTCGTCGACCCGCACCAGATCCTCGCCAAGTTCCCGTCCGTACCCGCCCGCTCCCCCGGCTTCGTGTTCGGCGCCGCACCGGGCGGCGGCAGCCCGCTCGGCAGCATGACCTGGCACCTGCCCGCCGCGTCCATCGGCGTCCACTTCAACGGCAGCAGCTACGACGTCGCCGTGGACGGCCACCCGGCCTGGTCCGGCACCGCGACCGTCGTGGTCCAGCACGTCAGCATCGTCCCCGGCCTGTTCACCGACCACAACGCCGGTCACCCCGACAACGAGGTGTTCACCCAGACCACCGGCTCCGGCCCGGCCGAGGTACTGCGCGACGGCAGCGTCTGGAGCACTCACTGGAACAGGCCCGACCCCGCCGCCGGCACCTCGTTCACCCTGCCCGACGGCAGCGCCATGACCTTCGCCACCGGACCCGTCCTGCTGGTGCTGGTGCCCTGA
- a CDS encoding alkaline phosphatase family protein, which produces MNRFLNRCRVFGSLPVATLLAGCAAGAAAPVTAASGLPKPDHVVIVMMENQSHDTIIGNTAQAPYINSLAQQGASFSDSHGVRHPSLPNYYALMSGSTQGLTNSTPPPPGSVHADNLPNELIQHGYSFRDYSDEATPAAWLRFADLPGTATSPNPVDKWLSCPSPTVGQGCGFPTTDAGYAALPTVTFVHGNQSESMHDNNILEGDTWVRNTLGGYASWARTHNSLLVVTFDEDDFETVNHIPTVFYGADVHPGSYGETVNHYNVLRTVEDMYGLPHLANDATAAPITDTWAHTTYGGADGPGRVTGYNA; this is translated from the coding sequence GTGAACCGATTCCTGAACCGATGCCGCGTGTTCGGCTCGCTGCCGGTCGCGACGCTCCTCGCCGGCTGCGCGGCCGGAGCGGCCGCCCCCGTAACTGCGGCCTCCGGGCTGCCGAAGCCGGACCACGTGGTCATCGTGATGATGGAGAACCAGAGCCACGACACCATCATCGGCAACACCGCGCAGGCGCCGTACATCAACTCCCTTGCCCAGCAGGGTGCTTCGTTCAGCGACTCGCACGGCGTCCGGCACCCCAGCCTGCCCAACTACTACGCCCTGATGTCCGGCTCCACCCAGGGTCTGACCAACAGCACACCACCCCCGCCGGGGTCGGTGCACGCGGACAACCTGCCCAACGAGTTGATCCAGCACGGATACAGCTTCCGCGACTACTCCGACGAGGCCACCCCCGCCGCCTGGCTGCGCTTCGCGGACCTGCCGGGGACGGCGACCAGCCCGAACCCGGTGGACAAGTGGCTGAGCTGCCCGTCCCCGACCGTCGGTCAGGGCTGCGGCTTCCCGACCACCGACGCGGGCTACGCGGCGCTGCCGACCGTCACCTTCGTGCACGGCAACCAGTCCGAGTCGATGCACGACAACAACATCCTCGAGGGCGACACCTGGGTGAGGAACACCCTGGGCGGCTACGCGAGCTGGGCCCGGACCCACAACAGCCTGCTCGTCGTCACCTTCGACGAGGACGACTTCGAGACCGTCAACCACATCCCCACCGTCTTCTACGGCGCCGACGTCCACCCCGGCAGCTACGGCGAGACCGTCAACCACTACAACGTCCTGCGGACGGTCGAGGACATGTACGGCCTGCCCCACCTCGCCAACGACGCCACCGCCGCCCCGATCACCGACACCTGGGCCCACACCACCTACGGCGGCGCCGACGGCCCCGGCCGGGTCACCGGCTACAACGCGTGA
- a CDS encoding WD40 repeat domain-containing protein: MTVGELRLPPLTAGRRPAGSALLGWLDDPHAPRLCLVTGVSGSGRSHLLRWLATACPPTAPRPNRRVHVVLDAAGLSLRGATWQLGRAFARATRTPAALLAELARLPEPPVIAVTDLQRAADVAGIANDLLGRLLTLPRLRLLVEGVAVPGVPEPAVLDLDDPQWTDPQRFAAWCATLGARPEEVYPSPGLALLAARTTGAAPGADVCQAWWEAVPEELRPAVHALAAADRPLTQRQWAALPGAGDEDTVRRAAALLPAQPGESGWRLCPERLGALVAASGPVPGPAELAAALTRQLPQAPDGALDFATADPELVQLLAEFTLSAGSSSDLLTNSRLLLRATPATIGRVLDEAPAEVLATLTGRAWDLAGPAITAVPDPGSRANVLRLHLLAEQPAPQADTPWQLVWARWSPLLGMTLGQGPYEDRLLVLEPDGRLRELDRADGREVDLPRFLPEVSGAAAPDCVTCTRGGDLVLLGPAGAFRLVPPPSVGSYRHPAQVATWIAKTFGATLTVLAPPYGESTPGLASGDTAGYLHWFRTDGSDLPSPEPLHQGPVSALAIASVAANEDLLLASGGLDGQVRIWARGRQPLATPADARATPVSAIAMADTPHGPLLVAAWADGFVRLRRLTQEHPVADLLLGSPVRFAAVDRLGRIFLATEDGILGLRLTD; the protein is encoded by the coding sequence GTGACGGTCGGCGAGCTGCGGCTCCCGCCCCTGACTGCCGGCCGGCGGCCGGCCGGATCGGCCCTGCTGGGCTGGCTGGACGACCCGCACGCCCCGCGCCTGTGCCTGGTCACCGGCGTCTCGGGCAGCGGCCGGAGCCACCTGCTGCGCTGGCTCGCCACCGCCTGCCCGCCCACCGCTCCCCGTCCGAACCGGCGGGTGCACGTGGTGCTGGACGCCGCCGGGCTGAGCCTGCGCGGCGCCACCTGGCAGCTCGGCCGCGCCTTCGCCCGGGCCACCCGGACACCCGCCGCCCTGCTGGCCGAACTCGCCCGGCTGCCCGAGCCGCCGGTGATCGCCGTCACCGACCTGCAGCGCGCCGCGGACGTGGCGGGGATCGCCAACGACCTGCTCGGGCGGCTGCTGACACTGCCGCGCCTGCGCCTGCTGGTGGAGGGCGTGGCGGTGCCCGGCGTCCCCGAGCCGGCCGTGCTCGACCTGGACGACCCGCAGTGGACCGACCCGCAGCGGTTCGCGGCCTGGTGCGCCACGCTCGGCGCACGACCCGAGGAGGTCTACCCGAGCCCCGGCCTGGCCCTGCTCGCGGCCCGGACCACCGGCGCCGCCCCGGGCGCCGACGTCTGCCAGGCCTGGTGGGAGGCCGTACCCGAGGAGCTGCGCCCGGCCGTCCACGCCCTGGCCGCCGCCGACCGGCCCCTGACGCAACGCCAGTGGGCCGCCCTGCCCGGGGCAGGCGACGAGGACACCGTGCGGCGCGCCGCCGCGCTGCTGCCGGCCCAGCCGGGCGAGTCCGGTTGGCGGCTGTGCCCCGAGCGCCTCGGCGCGCTGGTCGCCGCCTCCGGCCCGGTGCCCGGCCCCGCCGAGCTGGCCGCGGCCCTCACCCGTCAGTTGCCCCAGGCTCCCGACGGCGCCCTCGACTTCGCCACGGCCGACCCCGAACTCGTCCAGCTGCTGGCCGAGTTCACCCTGAGCGCCGGTTCCTCCAGTGACCTGCTGACCAACTCCCGGCTGCTGCTGCGCGCCACCCCCGCGACGATCGGCCGGGTGCTCGACGAGGCCCCCGCCGAGGTGCTCGCGACCCTGACCGGCCGGGCCTGGGACTTGGCAGGGCCGGCGATCACGGCCGTCCCCGATCCCGGCTCCCGGGCGAACGTGCTCCGCCTCCACCTGCTCGCCGAGCAGCCGGCGCCCCAGGCCGACACGCCCTGGCAGCTGGTCTGGGCGCGCTGGTCGCCGCTGCTCGGCATGACGCTCGGTCAGGGGCCTTACGAGGACCGCCTGCTGGTCCTCGAACCGGACGGCCGGCTGCGCGAACTGGACCGGGCGGACGGCCGGGAGGTGGACCTCCCGCGCTTCCTGCCCGAGGTGTCCGGGGCTGCGGCGCCGGACTGTGTGACCTGCACCAGGGGTGGCGACCTGGTCCTGCTCGGCCCCGCCGGAGCCTTCCGGCTGGTACCGCCGCCGTCCGTCGGTTCCTACCGCCACCCCGCACAGGTCGCCACGTGGATCGCCAAGACCTTCGGCGCCACCCTCACCGTGCTCGCTCCGCCCTACGGTGAGAGCACTCCGGGCCTGGCGTCGGGTGACACCGCCGGATACCTCCACTGGTTCCGCACCGACGGCTCCGACCTGCCCTCGCCGGAGCCGCTCCACCAGGGCCCGGTCAGCGCGCTCGCCATCGCCTCGGTGGCGGCGAACGAGGACCTGCTGCTCGCCAGTGGTGGGCTGGACGGCCAGGTCCGGATCTGGGCCCGAGGCCGCCAGCCCCTGGCCACCCCGGCGGACGCCCGGGCCACCCCGGTCAGCGCCATCGCCATGGCCGACACCCCGCACGGCCCGCTGCTGGTCGCCGCCTGGGCCGACGGCTTCGTCCGGCTGCGCCGCCTCACTCAGGAACACCCGGTCGCCGACCTCCTGCTGGGCTCGCCGGTGCGGTTCGCCGCGGTGGACCGGCTCGGCCGGATCTTCCTGGCGACGGAGGACGGCATCCTCGGCCTGCGGCTGACCGACTGA
- a CDS encoding SseB family protein, producing the protein MGALGLARGIEAVYAGRGDSAELVDLLRSATVLCPLVDGEPLVAELGSIQWIYAFTDEAALARFAVARGDGDREWDFARIEGDLLLDVAVPALDGPGGVAVNVGSPAPMSFPSVVTR; encoded by the coding sequence GTGGGAGCACTGGGTCTCGCACGGGGGATCGAGGCGGTGTACGCCGGCCGAGGAGACAGTGCGGAGCTGGTCGACCTGTTGCGGAGTGCGACCGTACTCTGCCCGCTGGTCGACGGTGAGCCGCTGGTGGCGGAGTTGGGCTCGATCCAGTGGATCTACGCGTTCACCGACGAGGCGGCGCTGGCCCGCTTCGCCGTGGCGCGCGGCGACGGGGACCGTGAGTGGGACTTCGCCCGGATCGAGGGCGACCTGCTGTTGGACGTGGCGGTGCCGGCGCTCGACGGGCCGGGCGGGGTGGCCGTGAACGTGGGCTCGCCGGCGCCGATGTCGTTCCCCTCGGTGGTGACGCGATGA
- a CDS encoding putative T7SS-secreted protein, whose amino-acid sequence MSDVKAGMPPGVGFAYFLPEMDLGKTDDPKQLLHGDPDQLHKNAVHLRKFQIAFEETYSGLAALDTEHWQGKAGEAFRAKYLEHPKKWADASIACGDAAIALEDFAHIVAWAQDQAQQAHDTYQRAENTSKTAKSQHDQSVKDYNQGIDSYNKAVAAGQFPDRKPTDPGPFQDPGDADRKAAHDQLAEARRQRDAAAEKVARVLDHATELAPKKPGFWQQMKDDLHDLVEEAPNEVVHLAGGVVKGVGDMLKFARSLNPEDPYNITHPAQYVDGVSTTLAGLVNAGQHPTKLLKGLIGDGWGSDPSQAFGKLIPNLVLTAATDGAGAAEGVSADLAEAGAKDVATTAAESGAEKAGTSAAEDAGKFPADFGAPLSVPAAGGAPVLDTAAMESAQTSLDNIAKGIEDLEPDLSHVTTDPADPLKVAANPNVDVGSIKGNPLWRTSNEPLYRWDGRTPDEIIADQGFQPKDVGNTDLPRYVSHNEDSAFVGTSRDPAYTRNKPYRYEIDAPGGIDVNATIPDNTFAAESEIAMPGGVKLENIKGWQPWDDARKKFGPFEPNPYYKPSAGAGGAAPPPVP is encoded by the coding sequence GTGAGTGACGTGAAGGCGGGCATGCCGCCGGGGGTCGGCTTCGCCTACTTCCTCCCCGAGATGGACCTCGGCAAGACCGACGACCCGAAGCAGCTGCTGCACGGCGACCCCGACCAGCTGCACAAGAACGCCGTCCACCTGCGCAAGTTCCAGATCGCCTTCGAGGAGACCTACTCCGGCCTCGCCGCGCTGGACACCGAGCACTGGCAGGGCAAGGCCGGCGAGGCGTTCCGGGCCAAGTACCTGGAGCACCCGAAGAAGTGGGCGGACGCCTCGATCGCGTGCGGCGACGCCGCGATCGCGCTGGAGGACTTCGCGCACATCGTGGCCTGGGCCCAGGACCAGGCCCAGCAGGCGCACGACACCTACCAGCGCGCCGAGAACACCAGCAAGACCGCCAAGTCGCAGCACGACCAGTCGGTCAAGGACTACAACCAGGGCATCGACAGCTACAACAAGGCCGTCGCCGCCGGGCAGTTCCCGGACCGCAAGCCGACCGACCCGGGCCCGTTCCAGGACCCGGGCGACGCGGACCGCAAGGCCGCCCACGACCAGCTCGCCGAGGCCCGCCGCCAGCGCGACGCGGCGGCCGAGAAGGTCGCGCGGGTGCTCGACCACGCCACCGAGCTCGCGCCCAAGAAGCCGGGCTTCTGGCAGCAGATGAAGGACGACCTGCACGACCTGGTCGAGGAGGCGCCGAACGAGGTCGTCCACCTGGCCGGCGGGGTGGTCAAGGGCGTGGGCGACATGCTGAAGTTCGCCCGCTCGCTCAACCCGGAGGATCCGTACAACATCACCCACCCGGCGCAGTACGTCGACGGCGTGTCGACCACGCTGGCCGGCCTGGTGAACGCCGGCCAGCACCCGACCAAGCTGCTCAAGGGCCTGATCGGCGACGGCTGGGGTTCGGACCCCTCACAGGCCTTCGGCAAGCTGATCCCCAACCTGGTGCTCACCGCCGCCACGGACGGCGCGGGCGCCGCCGAGGGGGTGTCGGCCGACCTCGCCGAGGCCGGAGCCAAGGACGTGGCCACGACCGCCGCCGAGAGCGGTGCGGAGAAGGCCGGGACCAGCGCCGCCGAGGACGCCGGCAAGTTCCCCGCCGACTTCGGCGCCCCGCTCTCCGTCCCGGCCGCCGGCGGTGCGCCGGTCCTCGACACCGCGGCCATGGAGAGCGCCCAGACCTCGCTCGACAACATCGCCAAGGGCATCGAGGACCTCGAGCCGGACCTGTCCCACGTCACCACCGACCCGGCCGACCCGCTCAAGGTCGCCGCCAACCCCAACGTGGACGTCGGCTCGATCAAGGGCAACCCGCTCTGGCGCACCAGCAACGAGCCGCTCTACCGCTGGGACGGCCGGACACCCGACGAGATCATCGCCGACCAGGGCTTCCAGCCCAAGGACGTCGGGAACACCGACCTGCCCCGCTACGTCAGCCACAACGAGGACTCCGCGTTCGTCGGCACCAGTCGCGACCCCGCCTACACGCGCAACAAGCCCTACCGGTACGAGATCGACGCGCCCGGCGGCATCGACGTCAACGCCACGATCCCCGACAACACCTTCGCGGCCGAGTCGGAGATCGCGATGCCCGGCGGCGTCAAACTGGAGAACATCAAGGGCTGGCAGCCGTGGGACGACGCCAGGAAGAAGTTCGGCCCGTTCGAGCCCAACCCGTACTACAAGCCGAGTGCGGGTGCCGGGGGAGCCGCGCCACCGCCCGTCCCGTGA
- a CDS encoding LysR family transcriptional regulator: MELELRHLRVLCTIADSGSVGRAAVVRGASQPATSTQLRRIEGILGAPLFERTAAGVAPTSFGVEVLAAAREVLARIDGLGRLPGEEPGQARQEVRLAAVGPLLLPGLLGRARHQRPDLLFGVSAGHRCSDIVELLELEQADVAIAVDYPGAELRHSPAVAHRGIVTEPALVALPAGHQLCHRAEIALAELAEETWLLAPEDGAGWPGVFHRACAEAGFRAATVQEFHGGRMELQDMVAAGLGISIVQPTTRPPGDVVVKPLAGTPIRVRQLLLWRTAGVDPEVVETLFGAATAAYRELVAGSPRPWCYDLSMNAI, encoded by the coding sequence ATGGAGTTGGAACTTCGGCACCTGCGGGTGCTGTGCACCATCGCCGACAGCGGGAGCGTGGGGCGGGCCGCCGTGGTGCGCGGAGCCTCGCAGCCGGCGACCAGTACTCAACTGCGCCGGATCGAGGGCATCCTGGGTGCGCCGCTGTTCGAGCGCACGGCCGCGGGCGTGGCGCCGACCAGCTTCGGCGTCGAGGTGCTGGCGGCCGCACGTGAGGTGCTGGCCCGGATCGACGGTCTCGGCCGGCTGCCGGGGGAAGAACCCGGGCAGGCCCGGCAGGAGGTGCGCCTGGCGGCGGTCGGCCCCCTGCTGCTGCCCGGGCTGCTCGGCAGGGCGCGACACCAGCGGCCCGATCTGCTGTTCGGCGTGAGCGCCGGCCACCGTTGCTCGGACATCGTCGAGCTGCTGGAGCTGGAGCAGGCGGACGTCGCCATCGCGGTGGACTACCCGGGTGCGGAGCTGCGGCACTCGCCGGCCGTGGCGCACCGCGGCATCGTCACCGAGCCGGCCTTGGTGGCACTGCCGGCCGGCCATCAGCTCTGCCACCGCGCCGAGATCGCGCTGGCGGAGCTGGCCGAGGAGACCTGGCTGCTCGCGCCCGAGGACGGTGCCGGCTGGCCCGGGGTCTTCCACCGGGCCTGCGCCGAGGCCGGTTTCAGGGCGGCGACGGTGCAGGAGTTCCACGGTGGCCGGATGGAGCTGCAGGACATGGTCGCTGCCGGGCTCGGGATCTCGATCGTCCAGCCGACCACCCGGCCGCCGGGCGACGTGGTCGTCAAGCCGCTGGCCGGCACGCCGATCCGGGTCCGGCAGCTGCTGCTCTGGCGGACCGCCGGGGTGGATCCCGAGGTGGTGGAGACGCTGTTCGGCGCCGCGACCGCGGCGTACCGGGAGCTGGTCGCCGGTTCGCCGCGCCCGTGGTGTTATGACCTGAGTATGAATGCCATATGA
- a CDS encoding collagenase — protein MRLRIPIPTLIAVVAGCATAATVLPAPAFAASGPVTAKPATVASAVLPQPLGPVVAAGSEDLAPAAAPLPPALLGQAVMGQPAGTAVQTTPRSAAQKAAPARPAAAGPAAAQSCTPADFGSRSGSDLVSFVQNSTVDCVNTLFNVTGTDAGNIFKQQQMLTVAHAFQNLAGSYAGNNSTGIWQLVLFLRAGFYVQSYNSGAVGNYDASLYNATKAGLDAFFAGKHWTDVTDDNGTVLYDVLVLTDSANLQGKYLNVYKQVLNGYGNSYNAFPKMVKAVNAVLSAPLWRANWNADFVSAVTADPSIVNTLSSFAINHKDLLGGTNAYLDYNAGNDLARMAGDNATIEAVARPLVKTVLDSAQMTGPTGPLYVHTAYQANQYDGTQCSYYNTCNLAAKLTAAVLPNQLVCDNRTFETEALSAADLAAVCASLRGEDTFFHNLVKDSGPVPGQYDKTIILGVFANQADYVNYSWAIFGNSTNNGGQTVMDPTDPNNQAVSVMYQKSWKDGFPANVWNLNHEYTHYLDGIYDMKGNFGTEISVPDIWWIEGVAEYESYAYRGTTDTQAMTEAAKHTYKLSTIFQNTYDNSDSVRTYPWGYLSVRYMFEKHPADIATMLGHFRTGDYQGGYAVYNSIGTGYDADFDNWLNSCAAGACYAAGPTALFDQSVNGATVTLTDKSVETASSAQITSWNWTFGDGTSSNQQNPSHSYAAAGTYTVDLTVTDSSGKTASTPSSVTVTVGSGPVTLPTCTDVRTDAMGQNCSRPNRAETAGNTDYLYVYLPAGTTTLKVSTAGGTGTAYLYYNADGWASPSAFTASSTNPGTTQSITVTNPTAGYRYLSLYANTDFSGVTVSTQF, from the coding sequence GTGCGTCTGCGTATACCGATCCCCACCCTCATCGCCGTCGTCGCCGGCTGCGCCACCGCCGCCACCGTGCTGCCGGCCCCCGCGTTCGCCGCGTCCGGCCCGGTCACCGCCAAGCCGGCGACCGTGGCCTCCGCCGTCCTCCCGCAGCCGCTCGGCCCGGTGGTCGCCGCCGGCTCCGAGGACCTCGCCCCCGCCGCCGCCCCGCTGCCGCCGGCCCTGCTCGGCCAGGCCGTGATGGGCCAGCCGGCCGGGACGGCCGTGCAGACCACACCCCGTTCGGCCGCGCAGAAGGCGGCTCCGGCCAGGCCCGCCGCGGCCGGCCCGGCCGCCGCACAGAGCTGCACCCCGGCCGACTTCGGCAGCCGGAGCGGCTCCGACCTGGTCTCCTTCGTCCAGAACTCGACCGTCGACTGCGTCAACACGCTGTTCAACGTCACCGGCACCGACGCGGGCAACATCTTCAAGCAGCAGCAGATGCTGACCGTCGCCCACGCCTTCCAGAACCTGGCGGGCAGCTACGCCGGCAACAACTCGACCGGCATCTGGCAGCTGGTGCTCTTCCTGCGGGCCGGCTTCTACGTCCAGTCCTACAACTCGGGCGCGGTCGGGAACTACGACGCCTCGCTCTACAACGCCACCAAGGCCGGTCTGGACGCCTTCTTCGCCGGCAAGCACTGGACCGACGTCACCGACGACAACGGCACCGTGCTCTACGACGTGCTGGTGCTGACCGACAGCGCCAACCTGCAGGGCAAGTACCTGAACGTCTACAAGCAGGTGCTGAACGGCTACGGCAACTCCTACAACGCGTTCCCGAAGATGGTGAAGGCGGTCAACGCCGTCCTGTCCGCGCCGCTGTGGCGGGCCAACTGGAACGCGGACTTCGTCAGCGCGGTCACGGCGGACCCGAGCATCGTCAACACCCTGAGCAGCTTCGCGATCAACCACAAGGACCTGCTCGGCGGGACGAACGCCTACCTCGACTACAACGCGGGCAACGACCTGGCCCGGATGGCCGGCGACAACGCCACCATCGAGGCCGTGGCCAGGCCGCTGGTGAAGACGGTGCTCGACTCCGCGCAGATGACCGGCCCCACCGGCCCGCTGTACGTGCACACCGCCTACCAGGCGAACCAGTACGACGGCACCCAGTGCTCCTACTACAACACCTGCAACCTGGCGGCGAAGCTGACCGCGGCGGTGCTGCCGAACCAACTGGTCTGCGACAACCGCACCTTCGAGACCGAGGCCCTGTCGGCGGCCGACCTGGCGGCGGTCTGCGCCAGCCTGCGCGGTGAGGACACCTTCTTCCACAACCTGGTCAAGGACAGCGGGCCGGTCCCCGGGCAGTACGACAAGACCATCATCCTTGGGGTCTTCGCCAACCAGGCCGACTACGTCAACTACTCCTGGGCGATCTTCGGCAACTCGACCAACAACGGCGGCCAGACCGTCATGGACCCGACCGACCCCAACAACCAGGCCGTGTCGGTGATGTACCAGAAGTCGTGGAAGGACGGCTTCCCGGCGAACGTGTGGAACCTCAACCACGAGTACACGCACTACCTCGACGGCATCTACGACATGAAGGGCAACTTCGGCACCGAGATCTCCGTCCCGGACATCTGGTGGATCGAAGGGGTCGCCGAGTACGAGTCCTACGCCTACCGCGGCACCACCGACACCCAGGCGATGACCGAGGCGGCCAAGCACACCTACAAGCTCAGCACCATCTTCCAGAACACGTACGACAACTCGGACTCGGTCCGCACCTACCCGTGGGGCTACCTCTCGGTCCGGTACATGTTCGAGAAGCACCCGGCCGACATCGCCACCATGCTCGGCCACTTCCGCACCGGTGACTACCAGGGCGGCTACGCGGTCTACAACTCGATCGGCACCGGCTACGACGCCGACTTCGACAACTGGCTCAACAGCTGCGCCGCCGGCGCCTGTTACGCGGCCGGCCCGACGGCCCTGTTCGACCAGTCGGTGAACGGCGCCACGGTAACCCTGACCGACAAGTCGGTGGAGACCGCCAGTTCGGCCCAGATCACCTCGTGGAACTGGACCTTCGGCGACGGCACCTCGTCCAACCAGCAGAACCCGAGCCACAGTTACGCGGCCGCCGGCACCTACACCGTCGACCTGACGGTGACCGACAGCAGCGGCAAGACCGCCAGCACCCCGTCCTCGGTCACCGTGACCGTCGGCAGCGGCCCCGTCACCCTGCCGACCTGCACCGACGTGCGCACCGACGCGATGGGCCAGAACTGCTCCCGGCCCAACCGCGCCGAGACCGCCGGCAACACGGACTACCTGTACGTCTACCTGCCGGCCGGCACCACCACGCTGAAGGTCTCCACCGCCGGCGGCACCGGCACCGCGTACCTGTACTACAACGCGGACGGCTGGGCCTCGCCGAGCGCCTTCACCGCCTCCTCCACCAACCCCGGCACCACCCAGAGCATCACCGTCACCAACCCCACGGCCGGCTACCGGTACCTCAGCCTCTACGCCAACACCGACTTCAGCGGTGTCACGGTCAGCACCCAGTTCTGA